Proteins co-encoded in one Kutzneria chonburiensis genomic window:
- a CDS encoding trypsin-like serine peptidase, with translation MKLSAFGAAVAAALLAVGLAANGASASTDTGVVSGPAGLSPEVAATVHGAGVDAHEQALAAYWTPERMKAARPETEIPAVKDRNGIAPAAQNGPAGPAGQVAAAAPKAEPKAVGGAQDVTPQAYYPNYPVGHPVARTYGKVFFTSFGLNYVCSATVVNTEGKSEVWTAGHCVSDGQAWNTNWTFVPNYASGSAPYGYWYAYQLWTTTAWFNNNNDFANDVGSAVLYRNNGWRITDYLGGQGIAWNYPIGQYVYAFGYPQAAPFNGCCLVGENGPTYNGGGGTIYMVNYMTGGSSGGAWLMSFDGNWGYINGHNDFKYNSLPQYMYSPYYGNQVLSLYNSVRNIST, from the coding sequence ATGAAATTATCCGCATTCGGCGCGGCGGTGGCGGCCGCGCTGCTGGCCGTCGGACTGGCCGCGAACGGCGCGAGCGCGAGCACCGACACCGGCGTGGTGTCCGGCCCGGCCGGGCTCAGCCCGGAGGTCGCGGCCACGGTGCACGGCGCCGGCGTCGACGCGCATGAGCAGGCGCTGGCCGCCTACTGGACGCCGGAACGCATGAAGGCGGCCAGACCGGAGACCGAGATCCCGGCGGTCAAGGACCGCAACGGGATCGCGCCGGCGGCGCAGAACGGCCCGGCCGGGCCGGCCGGCCAGGTCGCGGCGGCCGCGCCGAAGGCCGAGCCCAAGGCGGTCGGCGGTGCGCAGGACGTGACGCCCCAGGCGTACTACCCGAACTACCCGGTCGGCCACCCGGTGGCCCGCACCTACGGCAAGGTCTTCTTCACCAGCTTCGGCCTGAACTACGTCTGCTCGGCCACCGTGGTCAACACCGAGGGCAAGTCCGAGGTCTGGACGGCCGGCCACTGCGTGTCCGACGGCCAGGCCTGGAACACCAACTGGACCTTCGTGCCGAACTACGCCAGCGGGTCCGCGCCCTACGGCTACTGGTACGCCTACCAGCTGTGGACCACCACGGCGTGGTTCAACAACAACAACGACTTCGCCAACGACGTCGGCTCCGCGGTGCTGTACCGCAACAACGGCTGGCGGATCACCGACTACCTCGGCGGGCAGGGCATCGCCTGGAACTACCCGATCGGCCAGTACGTGTACGCCTTCGGCTACCCGCAGGCCGCGCCGTTCAACGGCTGCTGCCTGGTCGGTGAGAACGGCCCGACCTACAACGGCGGCGGCGGCACCATCTACATGGTCAACTACATGACCGGTGGCTCGTCCGGCGGGGCCTGGCTGATGTCGTTCGACGGAAACTGGGGTTACATCAACGGGCACAACGACTTCAAGTACAACTCGCTGCCGCAGTACATGTACTCGCCGTACTACGGAAATCAGGTGCTGAGTCTCTACAACTCCGTGCGCAACATTTCGACGTGA
- a CDS encoding YciI family protein, with product MQYALLIAGDREPTPDELAVGCGGWSEEMAERGVVRGGAGLRPPTEATTVRVRDGEVLLTDGPFADTKEQIGGLVLIECADLDEAVEIAARHPAAGYGMIEIRPMITL from the coding sequence ATGCAGTACGCGTTGCTGATCGCCGGTGACCGCGAGCCCACGCCCGATGAGCTGGCCGTGGGCTGCGGCGGCTGGTCGGAGGAGATGGCCGAGCGCGGCGTCGTCCGCGGCGGGGCCGGCCTGCGGCCGCCGACCGAGGCGACCACCGTGCGGGTGCGCGACGGCGAGGTGCTGCTGACCGACGGGCCGTTCGCTGACACCAAGGAGCAGATCGGCGGGCTGGTGCTGATCGAGTGCGCCGATCTGGACGAGGCAGTGGAGATCGCCGCCCGGCATCCGGCCGCCGGCTACGGGATGATCGAGATCCGGCCGATGATCACCCTGTGA
- a CDS encoding DUF6596 domain-containing protein produces the protein MISADDAVAEAFRTEWGKVVATLIRVTGDWDLAEECAQEAFAAAVRQWPVEGVPRKPGAWLTTIARHRATDRIRREVVGAAKLKEIAVTAHEPDVPVDNAGIEDDRLRLIFTCCHPALAFEAQVALALRTLAGLSMAEIARAFLVPETTMARRVGRAKAKIRNAGIPYRVPPAHLLPERTAAVLGVLYLMFNEGYSTPERRPLCDEAIRLARLLTQLMPDEPEAGGLLALMLLHDSRRHARLDEHGDVVLLADQDRSRWDATQIAEGRAALERVMRLDRLGPYQLQAAIADSHAAGSDWPLIARLYARLAIVVPSPVVRLNHAAAVAMAEGPAAGLALLDGMDIPGYHLLPATRADFLRRLGRHAEATVAYEQALGLATAEADRRFLTARLTETRGRAMQPTVIERGEQPYVGIRRTITMQTFPELADRMAGIVGWLAERGLAPTGAPFFRYLVIDMAAELVVEAGFPVAGPVEGDGEVFSDVLPAGRYASVTHHGHPSELMGVTKQLNEWAEAKGLRWDAEQTPAGDKFVCRLEIYKTDPRVQPDMSQWETELAFKLAD, from the coding sequence GTGATTTCGGCCGACGACGCTGTTGCCGAGGCCTTCCGTACCGAGTGGGGCAAGGTCGTCGCGACGCTGATCCGGGTCACCGGCGACTGGGACCTGGCCGAGGAGTGTGCCCAGGAGGCGTTCGCGGCCGCAGTCCGGCAGTGGCCGGTGGAGGGTGTGCCGCGCAAGCCGGGCGCGTGGCTGACCACCATCGCCCGGCACCGGGCCACCGACCGGATCCGCCGCGAGGTCGTCGGCGCGGCCAAGCTCAAGGAGATCGCGGTGACGGCCCACGAGCCGGACGTCCCGGTCGACAACGCTGGTATCGAGGACGACCGGCTCCGGCTGATCTTCACCTGCTGTCACCCGGCGCTGGCCTTCGAGGCCCAGGTGGCGCTGGCGCTGCGCACGCTGGCCGGGCTGAGCATGGCCGAGATCGCCCGCGCGTTCCTCGTGCCGGAGACGACGATGGCCCGCCGGGTCGGGCGGGCCAAGGCGAAGATCCGCAATGCCGGCATCCCGTACCGGGTGCCGCCGGCGCATCTGCTGCCGGAGCGGACCGCCGCGGTGCTCGGTGTGCTGTACCTGATGTTCAACGAGGGTTACAGCACGCCCGAGCGCCGGCCGTTGTGCGACGAGGCCATCCGGCTGGCCCGGCTGCTGACGCAGCTCATGCCGGACGAGCCGGAGGCCGGCGGCCTGCTGGCGTTGATGCTGCTGCACGACTCCCGCCGGCACGCCCGTCTCGACGAGCACGGCGACGTCGTACTGCTGGCCGACCAGGACCGAAGCCGTTGGGACGCAACACAAATCGCCGAAGGACGGGCCGCGCTGGAACGAGTCATGCGGCTGGATCGGCTTGGGCCGTACCAACTTCAGGCGGCCATCGCCGACAGCCACGCCGCCGGCTCCGACTGGCCGCTGATCGCCCGCCTGTACGCACGGCTGGCGATCGTCGTGCCGTCCCCGGTGGTGCGCCTCAACCACGCGGCCGCGGTCGCCATGGCCGAGGGCCCGGCCGCCGGCCTCGCGTTGCTGGACGGCATGGACATCCCCGGCTACCACCTGCTGCCCGCGACCCGCGCCGACTTTCTCCGCCGTCTCGGCCGCCACGCCGAGGCGACGGTGGCGTACGAGCAGGCGCTGGGGTTGGCTACGGCCGAGGCCGACCGGCGTTTCCTGACCGCACGACTGACCGAGACGAGAGGACGGGCCATGCAGCCCACCGTGATCGAGCGGGGCGAGCAGCCCTACGTCGGTATCCGGCGCACCATCACCATGCAGACCTTCCCGGAGCTCGCCGACCGGATGGCCGGCATCGTCGGCTGGCTGGCCGAGCGCGGACTGGCCCCGACCGGCGCGCCGTTCTTCCGCTACCTGGTCATCGACATGGCCGCCGAACTGGTCGTCGAGGCCGGTTTCCCCGTCGCCGGCCCGGTCGAGGGCGACGGGGAGGTCTTCTCCGACGTCCTGCCGGCCGGCCGCTACGCGTCGGTCACCCACCACGGCCACCCGAGCGAGCTGATGGGCGTGACCAAGCAGCTCAACGAGTGGGCCGAGGCCAAGGGCCTGCGCTGGGACGCCGAGCAGACCCCGGCCGGCGACAAGTTCGTCTGCCGGCTGGAGATCTACAAGACCGATCCCCGCGTGCAGCCCGACATGTCGCAGTGGGAAACCGAGCTGGCCTTCAAACTGGCCGACTAG
- a CDS encoding trans-sulfuration enzyme family protein, which translates to MDQHPATRVVHHHTPTLPNSHPISVPLYQASNFGFDDPDALADALTGPDRGFAYSRYGNPTTRALEETVAALEGGTAAVATASGMGAISSALLGVLKTGDHVIAQSCLYGGTYAALSYLHDNFGVQVSYIPGEDPAEVAAAVRPTTKMLYLETITNPVTRVADQPAFLKAGKEAGLITVVDNTFATPLLCQPIRHGADVVLHSITKYLGGHSDVTAGILVFADDARYRHGWHHTMEMGAMIDPFAAWLTLRGIQTLALRMRQHCANASRIAELLAAHPAVTKVHYPGLPTHPDHDVAKRVLSDFGGMVSFDLAGGRDAGYTFTKGLRLVKLAASLGGVESMVLHPASTSHRQLDADALAAAGITEGTIRLSVGIEQAEDIWADVEQALPSRPV; encoded by the coding sequence ATGGACCAGCACCCAGCCACCCGAGTCGTCCACCACCACACCCCGACCCTGCCCAACTCGCACCCGATCAGCGTGCCCCTCTACCAGGCGTCCAACTTCGGCTTCGACGACCCGGACGCGCTGGCCGACGCGCTCACCGGCCCGGACCGCGGCTTCGCCTACAGCCGCTACGGCAACCCGACCACGCGGGCGTTGGAGGAGACCGTCGCCGCACTTGAGGGCGGCACGGCGGCGGTGGCCACGGCGTCGGGCATGGGCGCGATCAGCTCGGCGCTGCTGGGCGTGCTGAAGACCGGCGACCACGTGATCGCGCAGAGCTGCCTGTACGGCGGCACCTATGCGGCGCTGTCCTACCTGCACGACAACTTCGGCGTCCAGGTCAGCTACATCCCCGGCGAGGACCCGGCCGAGGTCGCCGCCGCGGTCCGGCCCACCACGAAGATGCTGTACCTGGAGACGATCACCAACCCGGTCACGCGGGTCGCCGACCAGCCGGCGTTCCTCAAGGCTGGCAAGGAAGCCGGGCTGATCACGGTGGTGGACAACACCTTCGCCACGCCGCTGCTGTGCCAGCCGATCCGGCACGGCGCCGACGTCGTGCTGCACTCGATCACGAAGTACCTGGGCGGCCACTCCGACGTCACCGCCGGCATCCTGGTCTTCGCCGACGACGCCCGCTACCGCCACGGCTGGCACCACACCATGGAGATGGGCGCGATGATCGACCCGTTCGCGGCATGGCTGACGCTGCGCGGCATCCAGACGCTGGCGTTGCGGATGCGTCAGCACTGCGCCAACGCCAGCCGGATCGCCGAGCTGCTGGCCGCGCACCCTGCCGTGACGAAGGTGCACTACCCGGGCCTGCCCACGCACCCCGACCACGACGTGGCCAAGCGGGTGCTGTCCGACTTCGGCGGCATGGTCAGCTTCGACCTCGCCGGCGGCCGCGACGCCGGCTACACGTTCACCAAGGGCCTGCGGCTGGTGAAGCTCGCGGCGTCGCTCGGCGGCGTGGAGAGCATGGTCCTGCACCCGGCCAGCACCTCGCACCGCCAGCTCGACGCCGACGCGCTGGCCGCCGCCGGCATCACCGAGGGCACGATCCGGCTGTCGGTCGGCATCGAGCAGGCAGAAGACATCTGGGCCGACGTCGAGCAGGCACTCCCTAGTCGGCCAGTTTGA
- a CDS encoding PLP-dependent aminotransferase family protein, whose amino-acid sequence MTEPSPWPVDRLVAQLGRWSASRGPLYLLLAARLRELIDSGLLPPRAMLPPDRTLAGRLAVGRSTVVAAYEQLRQDGKVDRHQGRGTWVKPAVLGEVRPNAVPPANSLFVNYLEPMGDVLSLACAAPQDRPPELTAALTRAIGRLPVGDIGYYPLGLPALRDAIADRYCRQGLATTSDQILVTTGGQQALSLITQLFVAPGDHVVVQTPTYPGALELVRHTAAVVSPALADDLTAVIAASRPRLAYVNPTNHNPTGATMSALVRRRLVESAGDTVLIDDEVLADLAFGGVRPPGLASFDHGRVLTVSSVTKLLWGGLRIGWIRGSVGDIAQLGRLKAIHDLGCAALEQLAVAGLLPSIESVVTARVAELRVRHDHLCAELGKHLPSWSFEPADGGQCLWVRLPSGDASAFAQVALRHRVAVLPGSALGQWDSHLRIPFTASVDELSLAVRRLAAAWHDYRPSTGPAPALHALVV is encoded by the coding sequence GTGACGGAGCCAAGCCCGTGGCCGGTGGACCGGCTCGTGGCCCAGCTGGGGCGGTGGTCGGCCAGCCGTGGGCCGCTGTACCTGCTGCTGGCCGCCCGGCTGCGTGAGCTGATCGACTCCGGGCTGCTGCCGCCGCGGGCGATGCTGCCGCCCGACCGCACGCTGGCCGGTCGCCTGGCCGTCGGCCGCAGCACCGTGGTCGCGGCGTACGAACAGCTGCGGCAGGACGGCAAGGTCGACCGACATCAGGGCCGGGGAACGTGGGTCAAGCCGGCCGTGCTGGGCGAGGTGCGGCCCAACGCCGTGCCGCCGGCCAACTCCCTGTTCGTGAACTACCTGGAGCCCATGGGCGACGTGCTGTCGCTGGCCTGCGCCGCACCGCAGGATCGGCCGCCGGAGCTGACCGCCGCGCTCACCCGGGCCATCGGGCGGCTGCCCGTCGGCGACATCGGCTACTACCCGCTGGGCCTGCCCGCGCTGCGGGACGCGATCGCCGACCGCTACTGCCGGCAGGGCCTGGCCACGACGTCCGATCAGATCCTTGTCACGACCGGCGGTCAGCAGGCGCTGTCGCTGATCACCCAGCTTTTCGTCGCCCCCGGTGATCACGTCGTCGTGCAGACGCCCACCTATCCCGGCGCCCTGGAGCTGGTGCGTCACACCGCCGCGGTCGTCTCCCCGGCCCTGGCCGACGACCTGACCGCGGTGATCGCCGCGTCACGGCCACGGCTGGCCTATGTCAATCCCACCAACCACAATCCGACCGGCGCCACCATGTCCGCCCTCGTGCGCCGACGGCTGGTCGAGTCGGCCGGCGACACCGTGCTGATCGACGACGAGGTGCTGGCCGACCTCGCTTTCGGCGGGGTTCGCCCACCAGGTCTCGCCTCTTTTGACCATGGGCGGGTTCTCACGGTCAGTTCCGTGACGAAGCTGCTGTGGGGTGGGCTGCGCATCGGCTGGATCCGCGGTTCGGTCGGCGACATCGCCCAGCTCGGCCGGCTCAAGGCGATCCACGACCTCGGCTGCGCCGCCTTGGAGCAGCTCGCCGTCGCCGGCCTGCTGCCGTCGATCGAATCCGTCGTCACCGCCCGGGTCGCCGAGCTCCGCGTGCGCCATGACCACTTGTGTGCCGAGCTGGGCAAACACCTGCCGTCCTGGTCCTTCGAGCCGGCCGACGGCGGCCAGTGCCTGTGGGTCCGGCTGCCGTCCGGTGACGCCTCCGCCTTCGCCCAGGTCGCGCTGCGCCACCGCGTCGCCGTCCTGCCCGGCTCCGCCCTCGGCCAGTGGGACTCCCACCTCCGCATCCCGTTCACCGCGTCGGTCGACGAGCTGTCACTGGCCGTGCGGCGCCTGGCCGCCGCCTGGCACGACTACCGCCCGTCGACCGGCCCCGCGCCGGCGTTGCACGCTTTGGTGGTTTGA
- a CDS encoding PASTA domain-containing protein → MRRAQFVAVAVVSLAALTTAPVAAAPVSHQDSGMPNVVGKTVWDAENAVPFGTHLTFVDGTGQHRKVVWPANWQVCRQDPAAGTPLTSTTAVTLTVVKLEEKC, encoded by the coding sequence ATGAGGAGAGCTCAGTTCGTCGCCGTCGCCGTGGTGTCGCTGGCCGCCCTGACCACCGCCCCGGTCGCCGCCGCGCCCGTGTCGCACCAGGATTCGGGGATGCCGAACGTGGTCGGCAAGACCGTGTGGGACGCCGAGAACGCCGTCCCGTTCGGCACCCACCTGACGTTCGTCGACGGCACGGGACAGCACCGCAAGGTCGTGTGGCCGGCCAACTGGCAGGTGTGCCGGCAGGACCCCGCCGCCGGCACGCCGCTGACCTCCACCACGGCCGTCACGCTGACGGTGGTGAAGCTCGAGGAGAAGTGCTGA
- a CDS encoding PASTA domain-containing protein, giving the protein MKKMPNLVGKSVTHARLKLPLATQYVYVDHKSRKPDITFYSNWMVCKQEPAAGAQMAPYVVLTVIKRGETCKVSH; this is encoded by the coding sequence ATGAAGAAGATGCCCAACCTGGTAGGCAAGTCGGTCACCCACGCCCGGCTCAAGCTGCCCTTGGCCACCCAGTACGTGTACGTCGACCACAAGTCGCGCAAGCCGGACATCACCTTCTACAGCAACTGGATGGTCTGCAAGCAGGAGCCGGCGGCCGGCGCGCAGATGGCCCCGTACGTGGTGCTCACCGTGATCAAGCGTGGGGAGACGTGCAAGGTCAGTCACTGA
- a CDS encoding SDR family NAD(P)-dependent oxidoreductase, whose product MLLNGKNAIVYGAAGGIGTAMSTAFARAGAKVHVTGRTAKTLDALADRIRADGGQAEPAVVDALDEGAVTAHADAVAARDGSVDISVCLIDIADHQGTPLVDMALEDFERPIRIAVRSTFLTARAAARHMIRQRSGVILTFGGDGGGEPMRDYSIGGLQVALNAVDFLRRQLAAELGQHGIRVLGLHTGGVPEGIPAELDARHGITDSIVAKTMLKRAATFADVGNVAVFAASDLAASMTATSLNITGGAVSD is encoded by the coding sequence ATGCTGCTCAACGGCAAGAACGCGATCGTCTACGGGGCCGCCGGCGGGATCGGCACCGCGATGTCCACCGCCTTCGCCCGCGCCGGCGCGAAGGTGCACGTCACGGGCCGTACGGCCAAGACCCTGGACGCCCTCGCCGACCGTATCCGCGCCGACGGCGGCCAGGCCGAGCCGGCCGTGGTCGACGCCCTCGACGAGGGCGCAGTCACCGCTCACGCCGACGCCGTCGCGGCGCGCGACGGCAGCGTCGACATCTCGGTCTGCTTGATCGACATCGCCGACCACCAGGGCACTCCCCTGGTCGACATGGCGCTGGAGGACTTCGAGCGGCCCATCCGCATCGCCGTGCGGTCCACGTTCCTCACCGCCCGCGCCGCCGCCCGGCACATGATCCGCCAGCGTTCCGGCGTGATCCTCACGTTCGGCGGCGACGGCGGCGGCGAGCCCATGCGGGACTACTCGATCGGCGGGCTCCAGGTCGCCCTCAACGCCGTCGACTTCCTGCGCCGCCAGCTCGCCGCCGAACTCGGCCAGCACGGCATCCGGGTCCTCGGCCTGCACACCGGCGGCGTCCCCGAGGGCATCCCCGCCGAGCTCGACGCCCGCCACGGCATCACCGACTCGATCGTCGCCAAGACCATGCTCAAGCGCGCCGCCACCTTCGCCGACGTCGGCAACGTCGCCGTGTTCGCCGCCTCCGACCTGGCCGCCTCGATGACTGCGACCTCGCTCAACATCACCGGCGGCGCGGTCAGTGACTGA
- a CDS encoding SRPBCC family protein produces MNEESIEIPASPEQVWAAITTDSGAWSFQVDVDGDTARLHREPFAPDAEATVTAWEPPHRFAYEDPSFATEILVTARDQGSCVVRVVSSLRVEGEGWDDIAEQASKGWGMTLHVLRCYATHFAGQPSAAVDLIRPVEQADITNLPVDGVIEHQDPSFTLLRTTSGMFAVSCFSMDAVTLSVNVTGRLYGPDAQARAATEHRRWQDWLARL; encoded by the coding sequence ATGAACGAGGAGAGCATCGAGATCCCGGCCAGCCCCGAGCAGGTCTGGGCGGCGATCACCACCGACAGCGGGGCCTGGTCGTTCCAGGTCGACGTCGACGGCGACACGGCGCGCTTGCACCGCGAGCCGTTCGCGCCGGACGCCGAGGCGACCGTGACGGCGTGGGAGCCGCCGCACCGCTTCGCCTACGAGGACCCGAGTTTCGCCACGGAGATCCTCGTGACCGCCCGCGACCAGGGCAGTTGCGTCGTACGGGTGGTCAGCAGCCTGCGCGTCGAGGGTGAGGGCTGGGACGACATCGCCGAGCAGGCCAGCAAGGGCTGGGGCATGACGCTCCACGTTCTCCGTTGCTACGCCACGCACTTCGCCGGCCAGCCATCCGCCGCCGTCGACCTGATCAGGCCGGTCGAGCAGGCCGACATCACGAACCTGCCGGTCGACGGCGTGATCGAACACCAGGACCCGTCCTTCACGCTGCTCCGCACGACCTCGGGGATGTTCGCCGTCTCCTGCTTCTCCATGGACGCGGTCACGCTGTCCGTCAACGTGACCGGCCGCCTCTACGGCCCCGACGCCCAGGCCAGGGCCGCGACGGAACACCGTCGCTGGCAGGACTGGCTCGCCCGACTCTGA
- a CDS encoding winged helix-turn-helix domain-containing protein: protein MRDVEVIAEPAAAVAALDPMRARLLTELREPASAAALAAKVGLTRQKVNYHLKQLEAHGLVEVAETRTWGGLTERLLVASAAGFVIAPAPLGAPTKANPRSAAYLIALAARMVREVGRLAGRAASAGKAVPVFALDTEIRFAGPADRAAFADELTAAVSRVAAKYHDEQAPDGRWQRVVIGVHPRP, encoded by the coding sequence ATGCGGGACGTGGAGGTGATCGCCGAACCGGCGGCGGCTGTGGCGGCGCTGGACCCGATGCGGGCCCGGCTGCTCACGGAGCTGCGGGAGCCGGCGTCGGCTGCGGCGCTGGCGGCCAAAGTCGGCCTGACCAGGCAGAAGGTGAACTACCACCTCAAACAGCTTGAGGCGCACGGCCTGGTCGAGGTGGCCGAGACGCGCACCTGGGGCGGCCTGACCGAACGGCTGCTCGTGGCCTCGGCAGCCGGCTTCGTCATCGCGCCGGCACCGCTGGGTGCGCCGACCAAGGCGAACCCGCGATCGGCGGCGTACCTGATCGCGCTGGCCGCCCGCATGGTCCGGGAAGTCGGACGGCTGGCCGGGCGGGCGGCGTCAGCGGGCAAGGCGGTGCCGGTGTTCGCCCTGGACACCGAGATCCGCTTCGCCGGCCCGGCCGACCGTGCCGCGTTCGCCGACGAGCTCACCGCGGCGGTCTCCCGCGTTGCCGCGAAGTACCACGACGAGCAGGCGCCGGACGGCCGCTGGCAGCGCGTCGTCATCGGCGTGCATCCCCGCCCATGA
- a CDS encoding GNAT family N-acetyltransferase codes for MLIRRETPADIDAIRAVTAAAFAPSTAEDRLVDELRADPGWLPALSLVAVDSSGAVIGHVLSTRAHVDASPVLGLGPLSVHPDHHRRGVGSALVHAALGAADALSEPLVALLGSPAYYHRFGFVLSDQFGIVPPVPEWQPHFQVRTLAAYTPALRGAFTYAEPFARV; via the coding sequence GTGCTGATCCGCCGTGAAACGCCCGCCGACATCGACGCCATCCGCGCGGTCACCGCCGCCGCCTTCGCGCCCTCCACCGCCGAGGACCGCCTCGTTGACGAGCTGCGGGCCGATCCAGGCTGGCTACCTGCGCTTTCCCTCGTCGCCGTGGACTCGTCCGGCGCCGTCATCGGTCATGTCCTGTCCACCCGAGCCCATGTCGACGCCTCGCCCGTGCTCGGTCTCGGGCCGCTCAGCGTCCATCCCGATCACCACAGGCGTGGTGTCGGCAGCGCCCTCGTGCACGCCGCCCTCGGTGCCGCTGACGCGTTGAGCGAGCCGCTCGTCGCCCTGCTCGGCAGCCCCGCCTACTACCACCGCTTCGGCTTCGTGCTCAGCGACCAGTTCGGCATCGTGCCGCCTGTGCCCGAGTGGCAGCCGCACTTCCAGGTCCGCACCCTCGCCGCGTACACCCCGGCCCTTCGGGGCGCTTTCACCTACGCGGAGCCGTTCGCCAGGGTCTGA
- a CDS encoding aldo/keto reductase has protein sequence MEQRILSDGGSGLGVSALCLGTMYFGTTVDEQAAFAVLDRFVEAGGTFIDTANTYSFWVPGGTGVESEALLGRWLASRGNRDQVVLASKVGGLPVPLGAAWPENAEGLSEDVVRTQIAGSMRRLGTDHLDVYYAHIEDRRTSLDDTVATFASLVTDGLVRVTGCSNHPAWRVAAAREIARAAGLPGFTCVQQRHTYLRPRPGADFGANPHLSDELLDYAREDRSLAVLGYSVLLSGAYTRSDRPLPEQYDHPDSHRRLAVLADVAKELGATPNQVVLAWLLRSDPPVLPVLGVSSVAQLDECLGALDLDLDDELRHRLDTAG, from the coding sequence ATGGAGCAGCGGATTCTGTCCGACGGCGGCTCCGGGCTCGGCGTGAGCGCGCTGTGCCTGGGCACCATGTACTTCGGCACGACCGTCGACGAGCAGGCCGCGTTCGCCGTGCTCGACCGGTTCGTCGAGGCCGGCGGCACGTTCATCGACACGGCCAACACCTACTCGTTCTGGGTGCCCGGCGGGACCGGCGTGGAGAGCGAGGCACTGCTCGGCCGATGGCTGGCGTCGCGTGGCAACCGGGACCAGGTCGTGCTGGCCAGCAAGGTCGGCGGGTTGCCCGTGCCGCTCGGCGCGGCCTGGCCGGAGAACGCCGAGGGGTTGTCGGAGGACGTCGTCCGCACCCAGATCGCCGGCAGCATGCGGCGGCTGGGCACCGATCACCTCGACGTCTACTACGCGCACATCGAGGACCGCCGCACATCGCTGGACGACACCGTCGCCACCTTCGCCTCGCTGGTCACCGACGGCCTGGTCCGGGTCACGGGATGCAGCAACCACCCCGCATGGCGGGTCGCCGCCGCGCGGGAGATCGCCCGCGCTGCCGGCCTGCCCGGCTTCACCTGCGTGCAGCAGCGTCACACCTATCTTCGGCCCCGCCCCGGCGCCGACTTCGGCGCCAACCCGCACCTCAGCGACGAGCTGCTCGACTACGCCCGTGAGGACCGGTCCCTCGCCGTGCTCGGCTACTCCGTGCTGCTCTCCGGCGCCTACACCCGCTCCGACCGCCCGTTGCCCGAGCAGTACGACCATCCCGACAGCCACCGCCGTCTGGCCGTGCTCGCCGACGTCGCCAAGGAGCTCGGCGCCACCCCGAACCAGGTCGTCCTGGCTTGGCTGCTGCGCTCCGACCCGCCGGTGCTGCCCGTGCTCGGCGTCAGTTCCGTCGCCCAGCTCGACGAGTGCCTCGGCGCCCTCGACCTGGACCTGGACGACGAACTCCGGCATCGTCTCGACACCGCCGGGTGA
- a CDS encoding alpha/beta fold hydrolase — MNNAELAASLGLTSEYAEVNGTRLHYVTGGDGSPLVLLGGWPHTWWEFRKILPRLARHHRVVAVDLRGMGGSDKPVSGYDKKTMARDIAALIEALGLDQPNLVGHDIGAMVAYSVAVNHTEAIGRLALLDIPHPDDDLFGLTMLPQPPVQHLWWYAFNQLAELPQTLLAGRFRALIDYLCELQLVNPDAITEADREIYADAYDSPDAIRASNGWYQAFAQDIADIRTYAPVTLPVLGLAAQHNDYLEPALRRHTTGFQFERIAGSGHYLAEEQPEAVAGHLLKFFG, encoded by the coding sequence ATGAACAACGCCGAGCTCGCGGCGTCGCTGGGGCTCACCAGCGAGTACGCCGAGGTCAACGGAACACGGCTGCACTACGTGACCGGCGGCGACGGTAGCCCGCTCGTGCTGCTCGGCGGCTGGCCCCACACCTGGTGGGAATTCCGCAAGATCCTGCCGCGGTTGGCCCGGCACCATCGAGTGGTCGCCGTGGATCTCCGCGGCATGGGCGGCTCGGACAAGCCGGTAAGCGGCTATGACAAGAAGACCATGGCACGCGACATCGCCGCGCTGATCGAGGCCCTCGGTCTCGACCAGCCGAACCTGGTCGGACACGACATCGGCGCCATGGTCGCCTACAGCGTCGCGGTCAACCACACCGAGGCGATCGGCAGACTCGCCCTGCTGGACATTCCCCACCCGGACGACGACCTGTTCGGGCTGACCATGCTGCCGCAGCCGCCGGTGCAACACCTCTGGTGGTACGCCTTCAACCAGCTCGCCGAACTGCCGCAGACCCTGCTGGCCGGCCGGTTCCGGGCACTGATCGACTACCTCTGCGAGTTGCAGCTGGTCAACCCGGACGCCATCACCGAAGCCGACCGGGAGATCTACGCCGACGCGTACGACTCCCCGGACGCGATCCGCGCGTCGAACGGCTGGTACCAGGCGTTCGCCCAGGACATCGCCGACATAAGGACGTACGCACCGGTGACGCTGCCGGTCCTCGGCCTCGCCGCGCAGCACAACGACTACCTGGAACCGGCGCTGCGCAGGCACACCACCGGATTCCAGTTCGAACGGATCGCCGGCAGCGGGCATTACCTGGCCGAGGAACAGCCGGAAGCCGTCGCCGGCCACCTGCTCAAGTTCTTCGGCTGA